The Mucilaginibacter mallensis genome has a segment encoding these proteins:
- a CDS encoding LytR/AlgR family response regulator transcription factor, translated as MNLNCIIIDDEPDAIDLVELLIRQSTTWTLKAKCYDALEALAFLKNNQVDFIFLDINMPKLTGMELASLLPPQTKIVFTTAYSEYAVESYAFQTIDYLLKPITLKRFLASVQKIEQYFLKPAPEHLPNDEQSQEFFFVKSGKVLRKIVLKDILYFEGEKDYVRLATGQEQLLIYRRLKDIEEQLKSPFIRVHNSYIINYEQLSKIEDNHIYIADKRIPISEKFRERFMEVIHKNKF; from the coding sequence ATGAATTTAAACTGCATAATCATTGATGATGAGCCCGACGCAATTGATCTTGTGGAGCTATTGATAAGGCAAAGTACAACATGGACCCTGAAAGCGAAGTGCTATGATGCACTGGAAGCATTAGCGTTTTTAAAAAACAACCAGGTTGATTTTATTTTTCTGGATATTAATATGCCGAAGCTAACGGGTATGGAACTGGCTAGCTTATTGCCACCCCAAACCAAAATTGTTTTCACCACGGCTTATTCTGAATATGCTGTGGAAAGCTATGCTTTTCAAACTATCGATTACTTGCTGAAACCAATCACCTTAAAACGCTTTTTGGCATCAGTGCAAAAAATAGAACAGTATTTTTTAAAACCCGCACCGGAACATCTGCCAAATGACGAACAGAGTCAAGAGTTTTTTTTCGTAAAATCAGGGAAAGTATTAAGGAAAATAGTACTGAAGGATATTCTGTATTTTGAAGGGGAGAAAGATTATGTAAGACTGGCGACAGGTCAGGAACAATTGCTGATATACCGCCGGTTAAAGGATATTGAAGAGCAACTTAAGTCGCCATTTATCAGGGTACACAATTCTTATATCATCAATTATGAACAGCTAAGTAAAATTGAGGATAATCATATTTATATCGCTGATAAACGTATTCCCATAAGTGAAAAATTCAGAGAGCGATTTATGGAGGTCATCCATAAAAATAAGTTTTGA
- a CDS encoding sensor histidine kinase, which yields MEISRYRPGIIQLQVLIWAAVLLLIFFSLLPMDGLLKSVIYTIVNTASYAIIIYGNILVLYPVFYQKRRFVWYGITVTLFLIATGVLRGYASIILYQHFLLIKANPVNLLALLGYVPGGVLIYILSLVFRIAIAYFTLKQQTEEILLQKSQAELNLLKSQVQPHFLFNVLNNIYYRVYKVDPLSAGLIERLSDIMRYFVDESPKEEVPVAIEVAFIENYMELEKIRIRHGATINFEKVYNPELRIPPMLLMTFVENIFKHGIDKSRRQNQVTISLVQQDGYLVFKTSNRKVLSVATNQPSGFGIVNLTKRLRMLYGSKFELSIDQDGELYTAFLKIPL from the coding sequence ATGGAAATATCGAGGTACAGACCGGGTATCATTCAGCTCCAGGTGCTGATTTGGGCGGCTGTGCTATTGTTAATCTTTTTTTCGCTGTTGCCGATGGATGGCCTGCTGAAATCAGTCATATATACGATAGTCAACACAGCATCGTACGCCATCATTATTTATGGGAATATTCTGGTCTTATATCCGGTGTTTTATCAAAAAAGAAGGTTTGTTTGGTACGGCATAACGGTAACGCTTTTTTTGATCGCCACTGGTGTTTTAAGGGGATATGCATCTATAATACTTTATCAGCATTTTTTATTGATAAAAGCAAACCCTGTAAATTTGCTTGCACTGCTCGGTTATGTCCCGGGCGGCGTGCTGATCTATATCCTGAGCCTGGTTTTTCGTATTGCTATCGCCTACTTCACCTTAAAGCAGCAAACCGAGGAAATCCTTTTGCAGAAAAGCCAGGCTGAGCTCAACTTACTCAAATCACAGGTACAGCCACACTTCCTCTTTAATGTGCTGAATAACATTTACTACCGGGTTTATAAAGTTGATCCGCTATCGGCCGGTTTAATAGAGCGCCTGTCGGACATTATGCGTTATTTTGTTGATGAAAGCCCAAAAGAAGAAGTACCGGTAGCCATCGAAGTGGCATTCATTGAAAACTATATGGAGCTTGAAAAAATCCGCATCAGGCATGGTGCCACTATTAATTTTGAGAAGGTATATAACCCGGAGCTCCGCATTCCGCCCATGTTGCTGATGACCTTTGTAGAAAATATTTTCAAACACGGGATCGATAAATCGCGAAGGCAAAATCAGGTAACTATTTCACTGGTGCAGCAAGATGGCTACCTGGTTTTTAAGACTAGTAATCGTAAGGTGCTTTCGGTGGCAACTAATCAACCTAGCGGATTTGGGATAGTTAACTTAACCAAAAGGCTCAGGATGTTATACGGATCGAAATTTGAACTTAGTATTGATCAGGATGGAGAATTATATACTGCATTTTTAAAAATCCCGCTTTAA
- a CDS encoding outer membrane beta-barrel family protein — protein MKLLKMKITAALILMITVAAYGQNSTKITGTVKDSFTHENIPFATASLVDQHTKTTIKGVQTDINGNFVLENLPAGTFTLRIVYVGYEYLLKENIIIGPATGNFNLGNLLMEPSKNTSLKEVMVTGKRAALQNIDGKKIFSVNQSLVSKGGSAADLLQNVPTLQIDGNGNVSLRGSTGVKVLVDGKPSVIANGDITQILQSIPASSIESIEVIANPSAKYDANGEGIINIILKKNSKPGFNGSVELGGGTRDNYNGSANLSYQSGKGNLYGNYSVKNGNTYSNGFQYMTFLKPTDSVRYSNETFPSVTRNKIQFLKAGIDYSLTPKSILGISGSLNLRNTHRDEVLSIDNLAANSLPVQSSTRNNTTNNNGNSYELDVDYSQHFKKPKEELTFNFSYAYGNFRNFQEYQTHLINVNGQKSLPLDTPLISDIRNNATNYNIQADYVLPVGKTGQFAAGYRSQITLGNNNQYAYGVTGTGVVPVYDFTSFFSSNNQVHAVYLNYKDQIADFSYQLGLRAEDSHLNATFRSYDANNSLFADPVKVPSKGLYPSVLLTEKLENNSQLQFTFTNRVSRPTARELNSATDFSDPVNYERGNPALRPESINALELDYNKSWENISFTSGIYYNQINNVIKHIESDPVDGVVITTAQNLKRSTTTGLELIGHFDVVKGWDFTANTNIYERDNDAAPQFGIARNTGVSWNANVTSNVSLPERISLQIRADYRAPDMIVQDKNRAAFGMDAAAKYDLPGNRASLTFNANDIFNSRKWAFLRSSDDLLLDFERRTVGSRATLTFSYRFGTGAGSSKQPRKKEVRPDKRIDDAS, from the coding sequence ATGAAATTACTTAAAATGAAAATTACAGCGGCGCTAATACTAATGATAACTGTCGCTGCATATGGTCAGAATAGCACAAAAATAACCGGGACTGTCAAGGATTCATTCACCCATGAAAACATCCCGTTCGCAACCGCTTCTTTAGTCGATCAGCATACAAAAACCACAATTAAAGGGGTTCAAACTGACATAAACGGCAATTTCGTACTTGAAAATTTACCTGCCGGGACATTTACGCTGCGGATAGTTTATGTTGGCTACGAGTACCTGTTGAAAGAGAACATTATCATAGGCCCGGCAACCGGTAATTTTAATTTAGGCAACCTGCTGATGGAACCCTCAAAAAACACCTCGCTAAAGGAAGTAATGGTTACGGGCAAAAGAGCAGCACTGCAAAATATCGATGGCAAAAAGATATTCTCAGTTAATCAAAGCCTGGTGAGCAAAGGGGGCAGCGCGGCAGATCTGTTACAAAACGTCCCCACCCTGCAAATTGATGGCAATGGCAATGTAAGCCTGCGCGGGTCGACCGGCGTTAAAGTACTGGTTGATGGCAAACCTTCAGTTATTGCAAATGGCGATATTACCCAGATTCTTCAATCCATACCGGCCAGCTCAATTGAAAGCATAGAGGTAATTGCCAACCCATCAGCTAAATATGATGCCAATGGCGAGGGCATTATCAATATCATCCTTAAAAAGAACAGCAAACCCGGATTTAACGGCTCAGTGGAACTTGGTGGCGGCACCCGCGATAACTATAACGGCAGTGCAAATCTGAGCTACCAAAGCGGCAAGGGAAACCTGTACGGAAACTATAGTGTTAAAAATGGGAATACCTATAGCAATGGCTTTCAATACATGACATTCCTGAAACCTACCGACTCCGTTCGTTATTCCAATGAAACATTTCCCTCTGTTACCAGGAACAAGATCCAGTTTTTAAAAGCCGGGATTGATTATTCATTAACACCGAAAAGCATATTGGGTATTTCGGGCAGCCTCAACTTACGCAATACTCATCGTGATGAGGTTTTAAGTATTGATAACCTGGCTGCCAACAGCCTCCCTGTACAGTCAAGTACACGCAATAACACCACAAATAACAATGGCAATAGTTATGAGCTGGATGTGGATTACAGCCAGCATTTCAAAAAGCCTAAGGAGGAACTTACTTTCAACTTTTCTTATGCCTATGGCAATTTTCGTAATTTCCAGGAATATCAAACGCATCTTATAAACGTTAACGGGCAAAAATCACTTCCCCTGGATACGCCATTAATAAGCGATATAAGAAATAATGCTACTAATTATAACATACAGGCAGATTACGTTTTGCCGGTGGGCAAAACCGGCCAATTCGCAGCCGGTTATCGCAGTCAGATCACGCTGGGTAATAACAACCAGTATGCCTATGGTGTTACCGGTACCGGCGTGGTTCCGGTTTATGATTTTACCAGCTTTTTCAGCAGTAATAACCAGGTGCATGCTGTTTATTTGAACTATAAGGATCAGATCGCTGATTTCAGCTACCAGTTAGGTTTAAGAGCCGAAGATAGCCACCTGAATGCTACCTTCAGGAGTTATGACGCAAACAACTCATTATTTGCTGATCCTGTAAAAGTTCCAAGTAAGGGGTTATACCCGAGTGTACTGCTAACGGAAAAACTTGAGAACAATAGCCAGTTGCAGTTCACATTTACGAACCGGGTTTCACGGCCGACTGCAAGGGAGCTGAACTCCGCCACCGATTTCTCCGATCCGGTAAATTACGAAAGGGGCAATCCGGCTTTAAGGCCCGAAAGCATCAATGCCTTAGAACTGGATTACAACAAAAGCTGGGAAAACATATCATTTACATCCGGCATCTATTACAACCAGATTAATAATGTAATTAAGCATATAGAGAGCGACCCGGTTGACGGCGTGGTGATAACAACTGCTCAAAATTTAAAGCGCTCAACTACTACCGGGCTTGAACTGATTGGTCATTTTGATGTGGTTAAAGGATGGGACTTTACCGCCAATACCAATATTTACGAGCGGGATAATGACGCGGCTCCTCAATTTGGCATTGCCCGTAACACAGGCGTTAGCTGGAATGCAAACGTGACCAGTAATGTATCTCTTCCGGAAAGAATATCGCTGCAAATCCGCGCGGATTACCGGGCACCGGACATGATTGTACAGGACAAAAACCGGGCGGCTTTTGGCATGGATGCCGCTGCAAAGTATGATTTGCCGGGGAACAGGGCTTCGCTGACTTTCAACGCTAATGATATTTTTAACAGCAGGAAGTGGGCATTTTTAAGAAGTAGCGATGATCTGTTACTCGATTTTGAACGACGCACAGTGGGCTCAAGGGCTACATTAACTTTTTCCTATCGCTTTGGCACTGGTGCCGGCTCCTCAAAACAGCCCAGAAAAAAGGAAGTGAGGCCGGATAAACGGATCGACGATGCTTCATAG
- a CDS encoding YdcF family protein: MKRIILTLILGVLIRVALGQAPGYNPSYHFLHSGNLVADKDFYLLTVIEHDPATSALLRKNEVLSSILTSRVTLLKQHVTDTCSYPVTLLTDFKYTSDDSIKINAAVKAIYAANTAVFNRVIDSDLRASGYYQRFAPLSNEELLLKAWGQYIYGINYIIDQFGMGKKMRYPRIDSASYVVTSRYYRMVLKDIFGQLDEQTDQMQLFYQPSLAIAMQLMQANDRDEPARFEPMEQKENKKAFDRVKQVQWAKYAYAAIVIPGNGPELYTTPISPDNKIHCDAAAARYLKGLAPYIITSGGYCYPFRGPYCEAIEMKKYLMGKYNIPEDAIIIDPHARHTTTNIRNANRLMIRYGIPISKPSLFVTSKSQHDYAMNAAFDRRNQHELGYVPYRDKKSISNQDIVYYPVFESLHMDPLDPLDP, encoded by the coding sequence ATGAAGAGAATTATTTTAACGCTCATCCTGGGCGTACTTATAAGGGTTGCTTTGGGGCAGGCGCCCGGCTATAACCCATCTTATCATTTTCTCCATTCAGGTAATTTAGTGGCCGATAAAGACTTCTATTTACTTACCGTTATAGAACATGATCCGGCTACTTCTGCTCTTTTGCGTAAGAATGAGGTATTATCATCCATATTAACCAGCAGGGTAACCTTACTAAAACAGCACGTAACAGATACCTGCAGTTATCCTGTAACTCTGTTAACCGATTTTAAATATACTTCAGACGATTCGATCAAGATTAATGCAGCGGTTAAAGCCATATATGCAGCTAACACAGCTGTTTTTAACCGTGTTATAGACAGTGATCTAAGGGCGAGCGGGTACTATCAACGCTTTGCACCTCTAAGTAACGAGGAGCTATTGCTTAAAGCCTGGGGACAATACATTTATGGTATCAATTATATCATAGATCAGTTCGGCATGGGCAAAAAAATGCGTTACCCGCGGATTGATAGCGCCAGCTATGTGGTTACCAGCCGTTATTACCGCATGGTGCTAAAAGATATTTTCGGCCAGTTGGATGAGCAGACAGATCAGATGCAATTGTTTTATCAACCGTCTTTAGCTATAGCGATGCAACTAATGCAGGCGAATGACCGCGATGAGCCTGCACGTTTTGAGCCCATGGAACAAAAGGAAAATAAAAAGGCTTTTGATAGGGTAAAACAAGTGCAATGGGCTAAATATGCTTATGCGGCCATAGTTATACCGGGCAATGGTCCTGAGTTGTATACCACGCCGATCAGTCCGGATAATAAGATCCATTGCGATGCTGCTGCTGCACGTTATCTAAAAGGATTGGCACCATATATTATTACCAGTGGTGGTTATTGCTATCCTTTCAGGGGCCCATACTGCGAAGCCATTGAAATGAAAAAATACCTGATGGGTAAATACAACATTCCTGAAGATGCGATCATTATTGATCCGCACGCGCGCCACACCACCACAAATATCAGGAACGCTAACCGCCTGATGATCCGTTATGGTATACCAATAAGCAAACCATCGTTATTTGTTACCAGTAAAAGTCAGCACGATTATGCCATGAATGCCGCCTTCGACAGGCGTAACCAGCATGAATTAGGTTATGTGCCGTATCGCGATAAAAAGAGCATTTCAAATCAGGATATAGTATACTACCCGGTATTTGAATCCCTGCACATGGACCCGCTTGATCCGCTTGACCCATAG
- a CDS encoding RagB/SusD family nutrient uptake outer membrane protein: MKNIKIKSFSLLLLLALGSCKKDFLQQSDPNSVAITSYFKTENDVLLAVNGCYSALRNTNTIGETSDLWTDQRSDDTGTNDSQSNSGEPFQFNNFSLVPGNSYLYAHWLAMYNVISDCNIILGNIDKATFTNANNKLIYKAETETIRALIYFHMVREFGAIPLVTVQPTTTDQITALTFRASEAAVYAQIVSDLKDAVNSPLPTTQATGTIGRLSLAAVNTLLGQVYLTMATTEDQTNRTANLNNALTYLTAAYNYKTFSSLSSIPYTDVFDVTKKSTCPELIWQIVYKQGDPIYSSVIAANSQASGETIDSQKPSSSVGDNVTHDLVNEYETGDPRMAFSIAYANAPSVKDWYVTKFRDVSSAAGVNGYGGNDWILMRYADVILMLAEVNNYLGNTATAIQYVDMIRARAGMPSYEVSSQTAPYSTNFPTLKLAILHERRVELAFEHHRWFDLLRTFSTTELVSYFQAKSQANFGSAVLANFSTKDRYYPIPFKEYNLDPVKMYQNPGY; the protein is encoded by the coding sequence ATGAAGAATATAAAAATCAAATCATTTAGCCTGTTGCTTTTATTAGCATTGGGCTCATGCAAAAAAGACTTTTTGCAGCAAAGTGATCCTAACTCAGTAGCTATAACTAGTTACTTTAAAACGGAGAACGATGTTCTGTTGGCCGTTAACGGTTGCTATTCAGCGCTACGCAATACCAATACAATTGGTGAAACCAGTGATCTGTGGACCGACCAACGTTCAGACGATACTGGTACTAACGACAGTCAGTCTAACTCCGGCGAACCATTTCAGTTCAATAACTTTTCATTGGTTCCGGGCAATAGTTATTTGTATGCGCATTGGCTGGCTATGTACAATGTAATTTCGGATTGTAATATCATACTTGGGAATATTGATAAGGCAACATTCACCAATGCGAACAATAAACTGATCTATAAAGCCGAAACAGAAACCATCCGAGCGCTTATCTATTTTCATATGGTACGGGAGTTTGGTGCCATTCCATTGGTAACTGTTCAGCCTACAACAACAGATCAGATTACCGCGCTTACTTTCCGTGCTTCCGAAGCCGCAGTTTACGCTCAGATAGTTAGTGATTTGAAGGATGCCGTAAACAGCCCACTGCCAACTACACAAGCAACAGGCACTATAGGCAGGTTATCACTAGCGGCGGTTAATACTTTGCTGGGGCAGGTGTATTTAACCATGGCCACCACAGAGGATCAGACAAACCGCACCGCTAATTTAAACAATGCCCTAACCTATCTTACAGCGGCTTATAACTACAAAACCTTTAGCAGCTTGTCGTCAATTCCTTATACGGATGTTTTTGATGTTACCAAGAAATCAACCTGTCCGGAGCTGATCTGGCAAATTGTATATAAACAGGGCGATCCTATTTACAGTTCCGTTATTGCGGCAAACAGCCAGGCCAGCGGCGAAACCATCGACTCGCAGAAGCCATCCTCGTCAGTAGGGGATAACGTTACCCATGACCTGGTGAATGAATACGAAACCGGTGACCCGCGTATGGCGTTTTCTATCGCCTATGCTAATGCGCCCAGCGTTAAAGACTGGTATGTTACTAAATTCAGGGACGTGAGCAGTGCCGCAGGTGTAAACGGCTATGGTGGTAACGACTGGATATTAATGCGCTACGCCGACGTAATATTAATGCTTGCCGAAGTAAATAATTATTTGGGCAATACCGCTACGGCTATACAATACGTGGATATGATACGTGCAAGGGCCGGTATGCCATCTTACGAAGTATCATCACAAACAGCGCCATACAGTACTAATTTCCCAACCCTTAAACTGGCTATTTTACATGAAAGGCGTGTAGAGCTGGCGTTTGAACACCATCGCTGGTTTGACCTGCTGCGTACTTTTAGTACGACAGAGCTGGTAAGTTATTTCCAGGCAAAAAGCCAGGCTAACTTTGGGTCGGCAGTATTGGCTAACTTTTCAACCAAAGACCGGTATTACCCTATACCGTTTAAAGAATACAACCTTGATCCGGTAAAAATGTACCAAAATCCGGGGTATTAA
- a CDS encoding SusC/RagA family TonB-linked outer membrane protein, whose amino-acid sequence MQKFYRTKLYKYLKYSFRPSIICYILAFIFLTYSSITASAAEGQSINTVHISLNVTNTRIKEVFNLIEQKTNFSIGYDNALDINQRVSVHIDNLTVNQTLQAVLKNYNGTISQVDNYHILIKVEKKASPNPSSKQKRKVIGKILDETNSPLPGVSVREKGTGNGVLTDVGGNYSIAVDEGATLVFSFVGYTSQEVITGTREQINIALKPNSNILNEVVAVGYQTVRKSDFTGSISSVKASEINTSAPTLGQGLVGKIAGVQVLQVSGAPYETPKITVRGVGSLYASSDPLYVIDGYPAGNDLFINPQDVESVDILKDAASAAIYGSRAAGGVVLITTKHGPKKDSPGKFEYDLDIGMDQLAKKVKLLDADQFAQLAIDGRNNTYRDLWVAKGNTWNNSMYSDDNATRIANVGNAASVSIQPSTYDFATQTLIHQTTNTDWQNELYRNALTTNNNLSFSGNSGDTRYYFSTGYQNQNGIMLGTGQQKINLRANVDGKIGKKLTIMANIAFTQNTNQETQDGRWDHSPALGALIYLPNFPAYNPDGSIATNLVAALSPLYGYQSIENPIATATEIKITRVGNRATYNTQATYEILKDFTFKANLGMQTYGENYNYYLPTSLSNGSFAPYSAASIAAAKAVQQTIDYRDELGEFTLNYSKQIKKNHFDALAGYSAQKTINNVLEVQGTGFQNDNIPNITGAAPSSITLITPTSGSIPEGTQPTGNAVYTLVSYFSRINYNYDGKYFLSGSIRTDGSSRFGPDNRYAVFPSVSAGYNLSDESFYHNWLGEQSSIKLRASWGLSGNNNIGNYNTQQTVNSPISTVFGNGTALTTAITPGSIKDQKLGWETTSQYNFGVDVGLLKGRLFIIGNYYLSDSYNLLFNQPVSALSGSQSILTNLNNSKVSNKGFDLQLDGKPVVGKDFNLDISGNISFNRNKVLALGNGNTIITNGAERSYLTNITETGEPIGMFYGYKVGGIVQQSDMANIAADQAVYKANGNKYPAGYVLKGHAQSSFSTTPLEPGDLWFVDTNHDGIINSKDAGVIGNPYPKFTYGFAVNATYKNFYFSTSFNGSYGNQVLDGQDYYLYNMEGSGNQYEDVANRYINAANPGAGTVYRASRGGDQSNSTRLSTFYLQSGSYLRCTNATIGYDIKSPFVLKNLGLSSLKVFGSTNNLFTITKYKGYNPDVDYDYSFSGSQGTNITPGVDYGVYPLVRSYNLGIKAIF is encoded by the coding sequence ATGCAAAAATTTTATCGAACAAAGCTTTATAAGTATTTGAAATATAGCTTTCGGCCGTCAATAATCTGTTACATACTTGCCTTTATTTTTTTAACATACAGCAGTATAACAGCTTCAGCAGCCGAAGGGCAAAGTATTAACACGGTTCACATTTCATTAAACGTTACCAATACCCGTATTAAAGAGGTGTTTAACCTTATAGAACAGAAAACCAATTTTTCTATCGGATATGACAATGCCCTTGATATTAACCAGCGGGTATCGGTACATATTGATAACCTAACCGTTAACCAAACCCTGCAGGCGGTACTGAAAAATTATAACGGTACCATAAGCCAGGTGGATAACTACCATATCTTAATAAAAGTTGAAAAGAAGGCGTCGCCAAATCCTTCATCAAAGCAAAAAAGAAAAGTTATCGGAAAAATACTGGATGAGACTAACAGCCCGCTTCCGGGTGTGAGTGTTCGCGAAAAAGGAACCGGCAATGGTGTATTAACAGACGTGGGGGGTAATTATTCCATCGCGGTTGACGAGGGTGCTACATTAGTTTTTTCGTTTGTAGGTTACACTTCGCAAGAAGTAATTACAGGTACCAGGGAACAAATCAATATTGCACTAAAACCTAACAGCAATATTTTGAATGAGGTGGTAGCTGTTGGTTACCAAACTGTGCGCAAAAGCGATTTTACAGGATCAATATCGAGTGTAAAGGCGTCTGAAATTAATACCTCAGCGCCAACATTGGGCCAGGGCCTGGTAGGTAAGATAGCTGGTGTGCAGGTATTGCAGGTATCAGGTGCACCATATGAAACGCCTAAGATAACCGTAAGGGGCGTTGGCTCATTATACGCCAGTTCTGATCCATTATATGTAATTGATGGTTACCCTGCCGGGAATGATTTGTTCATCAACCCACAGGATGTTGAATCAGTAGATATATTAAAGGATGCGGCATCAGCGGCCATATATGGCTCAAGAGCAGCGGGCGGTGTGGTTTTAATTACCACCAAACATGGCCCTAAAAAGGATTCACCGGGGAAATTTGAATATGATCTGGATATCGGTATGGATCAATTAGCTAAAAAAGTTAAACTTTTGGATGCCGACCAGTTTGCACAACTGGCTATCGACGGTCGTAATAATACTTACAGGGATTTATGGGTAGCCAAGGGTAATACCTGGAACAACTCCATGTATTCCGACGATAATGCTACCCGTATAGCTAATGTGGGTAACGCGGCATCGGTAAGTATCCAGCCCAGTACCTATGATTTTGCCACCCAAACATTAATTCACCAAACCACCAATACCGATTGGCAGAATGAGTTGTACCGGAACGCGTTAACGACTAATAATAATCTTTCGTTTTCAGGCAATTCAGGTGATACACGTTATTATTTCAGCACCGGTTATCAAAATCAGAACGGCATCATGCTGGGTACTGGTCAGCAAAAAATAAATCTGCGTGCGAATGTTGACGGAAAGATCGGCAAAAAATTAACCATAATGGCTAACATAGCCTTTACACAAAATACCAACCAGGAAACCCAGGATGGTCGTTGGGATCATAGTCCGGCGCTTGGTGCCTTAATTTATCTGCCTAACTTCCCGGCTTATAATCCTGATGGTAGCATAGCAACAAACCTTGTTGCGGCACTTTCGCCGTTATATGGTTATCAATCAATAGAGAATCCGATCGCGACAGCAACAGAAATAAAAATAACAAGGGTAGGTAACAGGGCTACATACAATACACAGGCTACTTATGAAATCTTAAAAGACTTTACTTTTAAAGCTAACCTGGGCATGCAAACTTATGGTGAAAACTATAATTATTACCTGCCAACCAGTCTGAGTAATGGTTCATTCGCGCCTTATTCGGCTGCTTCGATAGCCGCTGCAAAAGCTGTACAGCAAACTATTGACTACCGCGATGAATTAGGCGAGTTTACACTGAATTACAGTAAACAGATCAAAAAAAATCATTTTGATGCGCTTGCAGGTTATTCGGCCCAAAAAACCATCAACAATGTTTTAGAGGTTCAGGGTACAGGTTTTCAGAACGATAACATCCCCAACATAACAGGTGCAGCGCCAAGCAGCATCACATTAATTACCCCAACCAGTGGCAGTATCCCTGAGGGTACGCAACCTACAGGTAATGCTGTGTATACCCTGGTATCTTATTTTAGCAGGATAAACTATAATTACGATGGTAAGTATTTCTTATCAGGCTCTATACGTACAGATGGATCTTCCCGTTTTGGCCCGGATAACCGTTACGCGGTGTTCCCGTCGGTATCGGCTGGTTATAATCTATCTGATGAATCCTTTTACCACAACTGGCTTGGTGAACAATCCAGTATTAAACTGCGTGCCAGTTGGGGGTTAAGCGGTAATAACAACATTGGTAATTATAACACACAGCAAACTGTAAACTCACCAATAAGTACTGTTTTTGGCAATGGTACAGCTTTAACCACTGCCATTACACCGGGTTCTATAAAAGATCAGAAATTGGGCTGGGAAACTACTTCGCAGTATAATTTTGGGGTCGATGTAGGTTTGCTAAAAGGCCGGTTATTTATCATCGGAAATTATTACCTGAGCGATTCTTATAACCTGTTGTTCAACCAGCCGGTATCGGCGCTTTCAGGTAGCCAGAGTATCTTAACCAACTTAAATAACTCAAAAGTAAGTAACAAAGGTTTTGATCTGCAATTGGATGGAAAACCGGTTGTGGGTAAGGATTTCAACCTTGATATCAGCGGCAACATCTCCTTCAACCGTAATAAGGTATTGGCGCTTGGTAATGGCAATACCATTATCACTAACGGTGCTGAGCGTTCTTATTTAACCAACATAACTGAAACCGGTGAGCCTATAGGTATGTTTTACGGTTATAAAGTTGGCGGTATTGTTCAGCAATCAGATATGGCTAATATAGCTGCCGATCAGGCGGTATACAAGGCAAACGGAAATAAATACCCTGCCGGTTATGTATTAAAGGGCCATGCACAATCATCGTTTTCAACTACACCGTTGGAGCCGGGCGATCTTTGGTTTGTTGATACCAATCATGATGGTATTATCAACAGTAAGGATGCCGGCGTTATTGGTAACCCTTACCCTAAATTTACTTATGGGTTTGCAGTAAATGCCACGTATAAAAATTTCTACTTCAGCACTTCATTTAATGGTTCATACGGTAATCAGGTATTGGATGGGCAGGATTATTACCTGTATAATATGGAAGGGTCAGGCAATCAGTATGAAGATGTTGCCAACCGTTACATCAATGCAGCCAATCCGGGTGCAGGTACGGTATACCGTGCATCACGCGGTGGCGACCAAAGTAACAGCACCCGTTTATCTACCTTTTATCTGCAAAGCGGTTCTTATTTAAGATGTACCAATGCAACAATAGGGTACGATATTAAGTCTCCATTTGTGCTGAAAAACTTAGGGCTTAGCAGTCTGAAGGTATTTGGCTCAACAAACAACCTGTTTACTATCACCAAATACAAAGGTTATAACCCCGATGTTGACTATGACTATTCATTTAGCGGATCGCAGGGTACCAATATCACGCCTGGTGTAGATTACGGTGTTTATCCGCTGGTTCGGTCATATAACTTAGGTATAAAAGCAATTTTTTAA